In the genome of Dyadobacter fermentans DSM 18053, the window TCAATATCTTTCTGGTGACGCCGCAAACTTCCGAGAAACGCATCCGCCAGATCGATGAGGTGAGCGAAGGGTTCATCTACACTGTTTCCTCAGCAAGCGTTACCGGGTCCAAGTCGGGCGTGAGCGGGGATATGCAGTCGTATTTCGAAAGACTCGATGCGATGAACCTCCGCAATCCGCGGCTGATCGGCTTTGGTATCAAAGACCACGACACGTTCGTGAAGGCTTCGAGCCACGCCGCCGGCGCGATCATCGGCAGCGCGTTCATCCGCGTGTTGCAGGAAAGTACCGACCTTGAAAATGACATCAAAACTTTCGTAAGGGACGTAAAACGCTCATCCGAGCCGATTCCGGCCTAATTTCGCCGCGCAGCGGGCGATTTCAGAAACGCTTCAGGCATCAATTTTGTACAAACAATCCGACACCGGGTTGTTTGTTTTTTTATATATCAACGTTGCCTATGAAAACCACTATTTGCTTACTCATCGTCCTCATATGCAGCGTATATACGCCGGCATCCGCTCAGTTCAATTTCGACGTCGAAGGCGGCCTCATTTTGGGCACCAGTTACAATAAAGTACAAATTCCGAGCGGAACCGGAACGCGCGTGAATCTCCCAGACGAACTGAAACTGGACCAGAGTGCGTTCTATCGTATTCGTGCGGGGTACCGGATCGGTAACCGGCACAACATCTCCGCGTTGTTCGCACCGCTCACGATCCACTACCGCGGGTCGCTCGATCAGAGCACAAATTTCAACAACAACACCTTTCTCCCCGGCCAGCCGCTCAATGTCGACTACCGGTTCAACTCGTACCGGCTTACCTATCGCTACGATTTTTTTGCCAATGGCAAGTGGCGGGTAGGGGCGGGGCTCACCGGCAAGGTCCGCGATGCCGACATCCGTTTTAAGAGCGAGTACGCCGATACGCATTACGACAACCTCGGCTTTGTGCCGCTCATTAATTTTTACGCTTCCTGGAAACCGGCCTATCACTGGACCATCATCCTCGAGGGCGACGCACTCGCAGCGAAGCAGGGACGCGCCGAGGATATCTTCGGCGGCATTGCCTATAACTTCAATAATACCGTTGGCATCAAGCTCGGCTACCGCATGCTCGAAGGCGGGGCGGACAATGACAAGATTTATAATTTCAACTGGATCAACTATGCATCGGCTGGGTTACTGATTTCGCTGTAAACGCAAATGGGATCCGGTGCTGCCATTTGAAATACAAATCCGGCAGCACCGGATGTGGAGCCTGCAGGTGTGACGATACCCAGACTTTTCAGCATTCTCTGGGGTAATGTGATGGAAATTCGCTATATTTCTTTGTTTTCTGCGCGTGCGCAGCGCGTGTGAGCATTCGGTAATTTTTGTGGACCGCATGCGTTATAAAACTTCACAGTTATACCTAAACCACTATGGCTCCTTTCACTACCTCAATGGAAGGCCTGTTGCTACGCATTCAGGAATACCGTCAGAAATATTATCAGAACCAGCTGCTCAAAGGCGCGATCTTTTCGATCGGTCTGCTACTCACTGTGTTTCTGTTTTTCAATACCATCGAATACTTCGGGCGGTTTAGCTCGCTGGTGCGCGGGATGCTGTTTTTCGGCTTCCTCGCCGTGCTGGTGTTTTCGTTCGTGCAATGGGTGATCCAGCCATTGATCCATTTGTATGGGTTAAGAAAACCGCTTTCCGACGAGCAGGCCGCATTGCAGATCGGGCAGTATTTTCCTGAGGTGGGAGATAAGCTCGTAAATACATTGCAGCTCCGGAATTTGACCGGCATGCAGTCGGATCTCATTGAGGCGAGTATCCGGCAGAAGTCGAGCCAGCTGCTGATTGTCCGCTTTTCGGATGCCATTCGTTTTAATGAGAATAAAAAAAGGCTGAAATACGCGGTGTACCCGCTGGCGGCCATTGCGGTGATTCTGCTTTTTAACCCCTCATTCTTCTCTTCCAGCTCCGAGCGCATTATCCATTTCCAGAAGAATTATACCTATGCTCCGTTCTCATTTGAGGTTCAAAACAAGAGCTTGAAAGCATTTCGAAATGAGGATTTTATATTAAAATTAAAGCTGCAAGGCGAGGCATTACCATCGGCCGTTTACCTGGTGCAAAACGGGACGCGGTTTAAGCTGACGCAGGAAAGCGCCAAGGATTTTTCCTACACATTTAAAAACCTGCAGCGCGACGTTGCATTCTCTTTCGACGCGGCGGGCTATGCTTCGGAACAGTACCGCATTGTAGTGAACGAACGACCGTCCCTGCTGTCATTTGATGTGAATCTGCATTACCCTGCGTATTTGAACAAACCTTCGGAAGGACTGAATAATGTAGGAAATCTCTCGGTGCCGGAAGGCACGACGATAGAGTGGAATTTCAATACCAATTCTACCAAAGCACTGGCCATTAAATTTGAAAACGATTCGGCATTATACACCGCAAAAGAGCGTGACGGCGATCACTTCGAGATCCGCCGGACAGTCCGAAAATCAGCCCAGTATCAGGTGAACCTGAAAAACGACCAGACGACCAATTCTGATAAGATCGGCTATTTCATCAATGTGATCCCCGACAAATACCCGGTGATGAACCTGGAAAATTTCCAGGACACTACATTGTATAATTACCTCGTGCTGGGCGGGTCGATCAGCGACGATTATGGGTTTTCACAGTTGCGGATGTTCTATTCGGTGAAAAGAGCGAACGAAGACAACCCCGCCGCGCCGAAAAGCATTCCCATTCCATTTAACAAAACCGTCAATACCCAGAGCTTCTTTTTCCAATGGTATGTGGACAGCCTGCAACTCGCGCCGGGCGACAAGATCGAGTATTATGCCCAGGTGTGGGATAACGACGGCGTGAATGGCGCGAAAAGCGCGCGCTCGCGGTCGATCCAGTTTACGGTTCCGTCCAAAGATCAGCTCGAAGCGGAGGTGAGAAAATCGGAGCAGGAAACGGAAAACCAGATGCAGTCGGCGATGAAAAAGGCGCAGAGCCTGCAAAAGGACATTGAAAACCTGGATAACCGTTTGAAAAGTAACAAAGAGCTCGATTTCAAAGAGCAGAAGCAGATTGAAGAAGTGCTGCGCAAGCGTGAGGATTTGATGAAGGAATTGGAGGCTTTGAAAGAAAAGCATCAGAACGCAAATGAAAAGGCGCGGCAGTTCAACCAGCAGAGCCCCGAGTTGCAGGCGAAGATCGAGCAGTTGCAGAAGCTCATGAACGATCTCATGGACGAGGACACCGAAAAGCTGTACAAGGAGCTGAAAAAGTTGTTGGAACAAAAACAGAGCGAACGGATGTCGACCATGCTCGAAAAGCTCCGCAACAAGGAAAATAACCTCGAGAAAGAACTGGAACGGACGATGAAGCTCTTCAAGCAAATGCAGATGGAGCAGAAAATGGAAAACCTGGCCGAAAAACTGAACGATCTGGCGGATAAGGAAGAAGAACTCGCCGAAAAATCGGAACAGAACGATAAGAACAAGAACGCCGACGATAAGCAAGGCAAAAACCAGGACTTGAAAAAGCAGCAGGAACAGATCCAGAACGATTTCAAAAAAGCCCAGGAAAACAGCAAGGAGCTGGAAGAAATGGCGATGGAGCTCGAACAGCAACTCGACACGAAGGAAGAGGAGCAAAAAAACGCTTCTGAGCAGATGGAACAGAGCAAGCAGCAGCTCGACAAGCAACAGAACCAGAAAGCATCCCAGAGCCAAAAAAATGCGGCAAAATCGATGAAGAAAATGGCGCAGTCGATGCAGGAAAATATGGAGTCTGCTGAAATGGAGCAGATGCAGGAAAATATGGACGCATTGCGAGACATTCTGGAAAACCTGATCACATTATCCTTTGATCAGGAGACCCTGATGAAAGACTTCCGCGGCGTGAGCCTGCAAGACCCGCGCTTTGTGAAACTCGGCCAGCAACAGCTGAAACTGAAAGACGACGCGAAGATCGTCGAGGATAGCCTGTATGCATTGGCCAGCCGCGTGGTGCAGATCCAATCGTTCATCACGCGCGAGCTGAATGACATGAAATCGTACATGAACGAAAGCGTGAAGAGCATCAAGGACCGGCAGATCAATGTAGCGACCTCGAAGCAGCAATTTGCGATGACGTCCATGAACAACCTCGCCTTAATGCTGAGCGACGTGTTTAACCAAATGCAACAGCAAATGGCGATGGCCATGCCCGGCGCCGGCAAGGGCAAAAAGGGCAAGCAGAAAGGCGACCAGCCAAGCCCCGGCGAAATGCAGCAGCAACTGAACGGCCAGATGAAGCAACTCGGGCAGGGTAAGGAAGGGCAGGGTAACCAGTCGGAACAGCTCGCCAGAATGGCCGCGCAGCAGGCCGCGATCCGTAAGATGATCCAGCAATTGATGGAGCAGCAGAAAGGCACGGAGCAGGGCAAGCAGTTCGGCAAGGAATTGCAGGATATCTCCGACAAGATGGATGAAACCGAAACCGACCTGGTTAACAAACGAGTGACGCCGGAGCTGATCAAGCGCAACCAGGAGATCACCACGCGTCTGCTGGAATCGGAGCGGGCGATGAAAGAGCAGGACGAAGACGAGCAGCGCAAAGCCCAAAGCGCGAAGCAGCAGCCAAAACAACCGCCGGCAGCATTCGAAAAGTACATTCGTGAGAAGGAGAAGCAAACCGAGCTGCTCCGCACGATTCCTCCGACATTCTCACCATTCTACAAGCGTGAGGTAGACACCTACTTCCGTAAATATCAGGCCAAGAACTGATCACACGCCCATTTTGTTGGGCTAGGGTAGGGGATAGCGTTAACTCTTTTTAACAGGGGGTTTTGACACGCTATCCCTTGTTTTTCATGTTCTTAATGACAGACTTCGTAAGTTTGTAAATTATTTACGATCAAATATTTAAATATCATGCATCGTTCGTCGCTTGATGGACGATGGTGCGTGGCTATCAAACATGGTAAGTTTCTTCTCGGAAGACATTGATTTTAAGGTAGTTAATCCGTTAAAAACAAAAAAATGGCTTAAAAACGCCTCAAATTCAGAAGGTTATGAGGTATCGCAGCTGAATTACATATTCTGTTCCGACGAGTACCTGCTTGAAATCAATAAACAATATCTCGACCACGACTATTTCACTGACATCATTACGTTTGACAACAGTGAGGAAGACAACCAATTGGAGGGGGATATTTACGTTAGTGTAGACAGGGTACGTGAAAACGCAGCAACGTTCCACACCGATTTTGACACAGAAATGCGCCGTGTGCTCATTCACGGGCTGCTCCACCTCGCCGGTCATGACGACACGAGTGAAGCGCTTAAAACGGCCATGAGGGCTAAAGAAGATGAGTATCTTAGGCTGTTCTAGTTAAATTTCCACGTGGAACACTTTAATTAAAGTGGTTTAACAAGTAGTAATTATATGTTTCAGGAATATGATGTGATCGTGGTAGGCGCAGGCCATGCCGGATGCGAAGCCGCCGCTGCCGCAGCGACGATGGGCTCCTCGGTGCTGCTGATCACAATGAATATGCATACCATCGCGCAGATGTCGTGCAACCCCGCAATGGGGGGCGTCGCGAAGGGACAGATCGTTCGCGAGATCGACGCGCTCGGCGGACAGTCGGGGATCGTCTCCGACAAAACCATGATCCAGTTCCGCATGCTGAACCTCTCCAAAGGCCCTGCCATGTGGAGCCCGCGCTGCCAAAGCGATAGAGTTAGGTTTGCGGAGGAATGGCGCTCCATCCTTGAGAACAATCCCAATGTAGACTTCTGGCAGGATACGGCTAAGAACATCATCGTCGAGGACGGCAAAGTGTGCGGCGTGGTGACCAGCCTGGGGATACAGATCCGCTCAAAGGCAGTAGTGCTAACCAATGGAACCTTCCTGAATGGACTTATCCATATTGGCGAAAAGAACTTCGGCGGAGGCCGCACGGGCGAGAAATCTGCCACCGGTTTGACCGAACAATTGGTTACCCTCGGCTTCGAGGCAGGACGGATGAAAACCGGCACGCCACCGCGAGTGGATGGTCGCTCGCTCGACTATTCTAAAATGGAGGAGCAACCCGGCGACGAAGTTCCAGCTAAGTTCTCCTACACCGACACCAAGCCGCTCGCCAAACAACGCAGCTGTTGGATCACCTACACCAACCAGGAAGTCCACGATGTGCTGAAAACCGGATTCGAGAAATCGCCGATGTTTTCGGGACGCATTAAGGGACTCGGTCCCCGCTACTGCCCGTCGGTAGAGGACAAGATCAATCGCTTTGCCGATAAGGACCGCCACCAGATTTTCGTGGAGCCGGAAGGCTGGGATACCGTGGAAGTGTATGTGAATGGCTTCTCGACCTCGCTTCCGGAAGACGTGCAATACGCCGCGCTTCGGAAAATTCCTGGTTTTGAAAATGCCAAAATGTTCCGCCCCGGCTACGCGATCGAATACGATTACTTCCCGCCGACGCAGCTGAAATCGACGCTCGAGACCCACTTGGTGAAGAACCTATTTTTTGCAGGGCAAATCAACGGAACGACGGGCTACGAGGAAGCGGCTTGCCAGGGTCTCATGGCAGGGATTAACGCGCACAGAAATGTGAACGATCTCGATCCGTTTGTCCTGAAAAGATCGGAAGCATACATAGGCGTGCTTATCGACGACCTCATTAACAAAGGCACCGAAGAGCCTTACCGGATGTTCACCTCCCGCGCCGAATACCGCACATTGCTCCGCCAGGATAATGCCGATTTAAGGCTTACTGAAAAGGGATACGAAATCGGATTGGCGAGCGACGAAAGGGTGGAAGCCGTCCGAAAGAAGAAACGTGAAACGGAAGAGGTCATCGCCAAACTGAATGCTACCAAGCTCACGCCCGACGAAATCAATCCTGCATTGGAAGCGATCGGAACGGCGCAGATCCGTGAGAAAATAGCCGTCGCGCAACTGCTCCGGAGACCCCAGATTTCCATCGATCAACTGCTCGAAGCAAGCGCGGTCGTGACCGAATTGCTCGCTGAATACGCTAACGATTCTGTTCAGCAGGCCGAAATCAACCTCAAATACGACAGCTACATTGAAAAGGAAATGCTGCTCGTGGATAAAATGAATAAGCTGGAAAACCTCGCGATCGTGGAGAATTTCAACTACGACGGGGTCACTTC includes:
- a CDS encoding DUF4175 family protein, producing MEGLLLRIQEYRQKYYQNQLLKGAIFSIGLLLTVFLFFNTIEYFGRFSSLVRGMLFFGFLAVLVFSFVQWVIQPLIHLYGLRKPLSDEQAALQIGQYFPEVGDKLVNTLQLRNLTGMQSDLIEASIRQKSSQLLIVRFSDAIRFNENKKRLKYAVYPLAAIAVILLFNPSFFSSSSERIIHFQKNYTYAPFSFEVQNKSLKAFRNEDFILKLKLQGEALPSAVYLVQNGTRFKLTQESAKDFSYTFKNLQRDVAFSFDAAGYASEQYRIVVNERPSLLSFDVNLHYPAYLNKPSEGLNNVGNLSVPEGTTIEWNFNTNSTKALAIKFENDSALYTAKERDGDHFEIRRTVRKSAQYQVNLKNDQTTNSDKIGYFINVIPDKYPVMNLENFQDTTLYNYLVLGGSISDDYGFSQLRMFYSVKRANEDNPAAPKSIPIPFNKTVNTQSFFFQWYVDSLQLAPGDKIEYYAQVWDNDGVNGAKSARSRSIQFTVPSKDQLEAEVRKSEQETENQMQSAMKKAQSLQKDIENLDNRLKSNKELDFKEQKQIEEVLRKREDLMKELEALKEKHQNANEKARQFNQQSPELQAKIEQLQKLMNDLMDEDTEKLYKELKKLLEQKQSERMSTMLEKLRNKENNLEKELERTMKLFKQMQMEQKMENLAEKLNDLADKEEELAEKSEQNDKNKNADDKQGKNQDLKKQQEQIQNDFKKAQENSKELEEMAMELEQQLDTKEEEQKNASEQMEQSKQQLDKQQNQKASQSQKNAAKSMKKMAQSMQENMESAEMEQMQENMDALRDILENLITLSFDQETLMKDFRGVSLQDPRFVKLGQQQLKLKDDAKIVEDSLYALASRVVQIQSFITRELNDMKSYMNESVKSIKDRQINVATSKQQFAMTSMNNLALMLSDVFNQMQQQMAMAMPGAGKGKKGKQKGDQPSPGEMQQQLNGQMKQLGQGKEGQGNQSEQLARMAAQQAAIRKMIQQLMEQQKGTEQGKQFGKELQDISDKMDETETDLVNKRVTPELIKRNQEITTRLLESERAMKEQDEDEQRKAQSAKQQPKQPPAAFEKYIREKEKQTELLRTIPPTFSPFYKREVDTYFRKYQAKN
- the ybeY gene encoding rRNA maturation RNase YbeY, with translation MVSFFSEDIDFKVVNPLKTKKWLKNASNSEGYEVSQLNYIFCSDEYLLEINKQYLDHDYFTDIITFDNSEEDNQLEGDIYVSVDRVRENAATFHTDFDTEMRRVLIHGLLHLAGHDDTSEALKTAMRAKEDEYLRLF
- the mnmG gene encoding tRNA uridine-5-carboxymethylaminomethyl(34) synthesis enzyme MnmG; the protein is MFQEYDVIVVGAGHAGCEAAAAAATMGSSVLLITMNMHTIAQMSCNPAMGGVAKGQIVREIDALGGQSGIVSDKTMIQFRMLNLSKGPAMWSPRCQSDRVRFAEEWRSILENNPNVDFWQDTAKNIIVEDGKVCGVVTSLGIQIRSKAVVLTNGTFLNGLIHIGEKNFGGGRTGEKSATGLTEQLVTLGFEAGRMKTGTPPRVDGRSLDYSKMEEQPGDEVPAKFSYTDTKPLAKQRSCWITYTNQEVHDVLKTGFEKSPMFSGRIKGLGPRYCPSVEDKINRFADKDRHQIFVEPEGWDTVEVYVNGFSTSLPEDVQYAALRKIPGFENAKMFRPGYAIEYDYFPPTQLKSTLETHLVKNLFFAGQINGTTGYEEAACQGLMAGINAHRNVNDLDPFVLKRSEAYIGVLIDDLINKGTEEPYRMFTSRAEYRTLLRQDNADLRLTEKGYEIGLASDERVEAVRKKKRETEEVIAKLNATKLTPDEINPALEAIGTAQIREKIAVAQLLRRPQISIDQLLEASAVVTELLAEYANDSVQQAEINLKYDSYIEKEMLLVDKMNKLENLAIVENFNYDGVTSLSFEGREKLKRTRPSTIGQASRISGVSPSDISVLMLYIGR
- a CDS encoding outer membrane beta-barrel protein produces the protein MKTTICLLIVLICSVYTPASAQFNFDVEGGLILGTSYNKVQIPSGTGTRVNLPDELKLDQSAFYRIRAGYRIGNRHNISALFAPLTIHYRGSLDQSTNFNNNTFLPGQPLNVDYRFNSYRLTYRYDFFANGKWRVGAGLTGKVRDADIRFKSEYADTHYDNLGFVPLINFYASWKPAYHWTIILEGDALAAKQGRAEDIFGGIAYNFNNTVGIKLGYRMLEGGADNDKIYNFNWINYASAGLLISL